One genomic window of Mercenaria mercenaria strain notata chromosome 2, MADL_Memer_1, whole genome shotgun sequence includes the following:
- the LOC123558116 gene encoding zinc finger protein 862-like has translation MASEAKQRKIDNFFVVKTPVPTKSLVQPIIEDIISAVLKNKKSHVAVTESTIESWKKSYPWIKLTEKDNDVRLKCCICEKFSAGNVWANDGGVNIQKSAIDRHCASEEYIEAWQKDIKSSTCCSSHSEGDDDLKDLDQPDISLFRTVYSLMKNEIPINQLDAMLELQRLNGVEMPYKNLSWTTVTEIQDIIADNYKKDLITEINTSNFYALLLDESTDITVSKRLSICVRYVRNGQAVTSFLASTEIPDGCAYTIVESVHKVITSLGLDLTKCVSLATDGASVMTGKKTGVGVQLKSKFCPFLTQTHCIAHRFNLAITDAIKNNDTMKKLREMFQSLYNFMSSSTKWINTLKAMQDLLNEPEISIKEPHSIRWLGLKRSVEVVYDCFGSLLAALSNLATENSTAKGLFKYFSTYKTALLIGLMLDIHTELGILSCNMQQQSLVFSDVFPLIEGTVGKLEYMKSHEGNGLYEMRKTIDISDDSGPSYNGEPLKNYKKEKSDSEFETVKLAYIDSLTNNIKKRIRKDDSVVLSSLGLLLEPLSFTISDQNALQCITKLYYEPKVTKTRAVSIG, from the exons atggcTTCCGAAGCAAAACAGAGaaaaattgataacttttttgtGGTTAAAACACCTGTACCGACAAAGAGCTTGGTGCAACCAATAATCGAAGACATTATTTCTgccgttttaaaaaataaaaagtcgcaTGTGGCTGTCACAGAATCTACcattgaaagttggaaaaaatcgTATCCTTGGATAAAACTTACTGAAAAGGACAATGACGTGCGGCTAAAATGTTGTATTTGTGAGAAATTCAGTGCTGGAAATGTATGGGCCAATGATGGAGGTGTTAATATCCAGAAATCAGCGATTGACAG GCACTGTGCTAGTGAAGAATACATCGAGGCATGGCAGAAggacattaaaagttcaacttgTTGTAGTTCACACAGTGAGGGAGATGATGACCTAAAAGACCTGGACCAGCCAGATATTTCACTCTTCAGGACAGTATACTCGTTAATGAAAAACGAAATTCCAATTAACCAGTTAGATGCCATGCTGGAGTTACAGAGGCTTAATGGTGTTGAAATgccatacaaaaacttaagctggACCACAGTGACAGAAATTCAGGACATTATAGCTGATAATTATAAGAAAGACCTGATTACTGAAATCAATACTTCAAACTTCTATGCATTACTTCTTGATGAAAGTACTGATATTACTGTGAGCAAAAGGTTGTCAATATGTGTTCGCTATGTCAGAAATGGCCAAGCAGTAACTTCCTTTTTGGCTAGTACTGAAATCCCTGATGGTTGTGCATATACTATTGTTGAATCAGTGCATAAAGTCATTACATCTTTAGGGTTGGATTTGACAAAGTGTGTATCACTTGCTACTGATGGAGCCAGTGTAATGACTGGAAAAAAAACTGGTGTAGGTGTGCAGCTAAAGTCAAAATTTTGTCCGTTTTTGACGCAAACACACTGCATTGCACATAGGTTCAATTTAGCTATAACTGATGCTATAAAGAACAATGACACTATGAAAAAATTAAGAGAAATGTTTCAAAGCTTATATAACTTTATGTCCTCATCAACTAAATGGATTAATACACTTAAAGCCATGCAAGATTTGCTGAATGAACCAGAAATAAGTATTAAAGAACCTCATTCTATCCGTTGGTTAGGGCTTAAACGTTCAGTTGAAGTTGTGTACGACTGTTTTGGATCATTACTAGCTGCGCTTTCTAATTTGGCAACTGAAAATTCTACTGCCAAAGGGTTGTTTAAATACTTCTCTACCTATAAAACTGCTTTGCTGATTGGACTAATGCTTGATATACATACAGAATTAGGGATACTGTCATGTAATATGCAGCAACAGAGCCTTGTTTTCTCTGATGTTTTTCCCTTAATTGAAGGTACTGTTGGCAAACTAGAATACATGAAATCTCATGAAGGCAATGGTTTGTATGAAATGAGAAAGACCATTGATATTTCTGATGACTCTGGGCCCTCCTATAATGGGGAACCTTTGAAGAATTACAAAAAGGAAAAATCAGACAGTGAATTTGAAACTGTAAAATTAGCATACATTGATAGTTTGACAAACAATATTAAGAAGCGAATAAGAAAAGATGATTCTGTGGTTTTAAGCAGTCTAGGGCTTCTCCTTGAGCCATTATCATTCACCATATCAGACCAAAATGCTCTCCAGTGTATCACCAAGCTGTATTATGAGCCAAAAGTCACCAAAACAAGAGccgtctccataggatga
- the LOC123525217 gene encoding zinc finger protein 862-like: MPPFGGIKTLDDTIHETPVSPLLSGAELTKEWQGVKAMLKGCYRQLSLQDFCKKFILKHQNMYPNFARLAEIGLCMEVTSVECERSFSTQNRLKTKYRAALKDESLEALMTVGLLGPPVTSYNPAKSVRIWLKRKDRRKKRLMEAYKPRANKETLKK, from the exons atgcctccctttgggggcataaaaactctgGATGACACTATTCATGAAACTCCTGTCAGTCCTCTACTCAGTGGTGCTGAACTTACTAAAGAATGGCAGGGTGTAAAGGCTATGTTAAAAGGTTGTTACAGACAACTATCTCTACAGGACTTCTGCAAGAAATTCATTTTGAAGCATCAGAATATGTATCCAAACTTTGCCAGACTTGCAGAAATTGGTCTCTGTATGGAAGTCACCAGTGTTGAATGTGAACGATCCTTCAGTACCCAAAACAGATTAAAGACtaaatacag agcTGCTCTGAAGGATGAGTCTTTAGAAGCCCTGATGACTGTTGGTCTACTTGGACCACCAGTGACCAGCTACAACCCAGCAAAGTCAGTCAGGATATGGCTAAAAAGAAAAGACAGGAGGAAGAAAAGACTTATGGAAGCATACAAACCAAGGGCCAATAAAGAGACTCTAAAAAAATAG